In the genome of Hippoglossus hippoglossus isolate fHipHip1 chromosome 12, fHipHip1.pri, whole genome shotgun sequence, one region contains:
- the rbp4l gene encoding retinol binding protein 4, like codes for MGSSKLALILVLVSCVERCLSASCVVDSFSVKEDFDPKRYAGKWYALQKKDPEGLFLQDNISAEYTIDDDGSMTAASKGRVTLFGFWVVCADMAAQYSVPDPATPGKMFMNYQGLASYLSSGGDNYWVIDTDYDNYAITYACRIVKEDGSCDDGYAIIFSRNPRGFPPAIQRTVRQKQEDICMVGQFQPVLQSGAC; via the exons ATGGGATCCTCTAAACTGGCCCTGATCCTGGTCCTGGTGTCCTGCGTCGAGCGCTGCCTGTCGGCCTCCTGTGTCGTGGACAGCTTCTCAGTCAAAGAGGACTTTGACCCCAAGAGG TATGCAGGGAAGTGGTACGCGCTGCAGAAGAAAGATCCCGAGGGTTTGTTCCTGCAGGACAACATCTCAGCCGAGTACACCATCGACGATGACGGCTCCATGACCGCCGCCTCCAAGGGACGTGTCACTCTGTTTGG TTTCTGGGTCGTGTGCGCCGACATGGCCGCCCAGTACTCTGTCCCTGACCCTGCTACCCCCGGCAAGATGTTCATGAACTACCAGGGCCTGGCCAGCTACCTGTCCAGTGGAG GTGACAACTACTGGGTGATCGACACCGACTACGACAACTACGCCATCACCTATGCCTGCCGCATCGTGAAGGAAGATGGCAGCTGCGATGACGGCTATGCCATCATCTTTTCCAGGAACCCCCGCGGCTTTCCCCCCGCCATCCAGCGCACCGTGCGTCAGAAGCAGGAGGACATCTGCATGGTCGGACAGTTTCAACCTGTCCTGCAGTCCGGAGCCTGctag